gtgtgtgtgtgtgtgtgtgtgtgtgtgtgtgtgtgtgtgcgtgtgtgtcagggcagatgtgtgtgcgtgtgtgtatgtgtgtgtgtgtgtgtgtgtgtgtgtgtgtgtgtgtgtgtgtgtgtgtgtgtgtgtgtgtgtgtgtgtgtgtgtgtgtgtgtgtgtgtgtgtgtgggcagctgGCCCCGGGTGGGGTGTTGGCAGGGGgcttctccatttctcttcgGTGTGAAAAATGGGATCGAgtttttccctcttttccctCGAACAAGAGAGGTCATGTGTCCACAGCAAGaccatttactgtgtgtgtgtgtgtgtgtgtgtgtgtgtgtgtgtgtgtgtgtgtgtgtgtcagggcagatgtgtgcgtgtgtgtgtatgtgtgtgtgtgtgtgtcagggcagaTGAACAAGAGAGGTCATATGTCCACAGTGAGACCATTTAACATCATCTGTTATTCCGTGTCTTGACTCGCCTTTTATCAGTATGGCTTGTTTTGGTATCATTACCTCTCATTGGTGCTCAGACTACCTCATTAGAATGTGGTGATTCACACCAGACATATCTCGCTCACATGTTAATGGAAGTCTTGAACACAACTCAGAATTTCAGCTCCTTTTTGAGCAATTCATAGatatgagggagtgtgtgtgtgtgtccatctattCTGAACTAATTTCACCATGTGTCAGCGGGAGATAGTTAaggtatgtgtttgcgtgtgtgtgcgtgtttgtgtctgtgtgtgtgcgtgtgtgtgtgtgcgtgtgtgtgtgtgtgtgtgtgtgtgtgtgtatgtgtgtgtgtctgtgtgtctgtgtgtctctgtgtgtgtgtgtgtgtgtgtgtgtgtgtgtgtgtgtgtgtgtgtgtgtgtgtgtgtgtgtgtgtgtgtgtgtgcgtgcgtccgtgtgtgtgaatgtgtgtgtgtgtgtgtgtgtgtgtgtgtgcgtgggagaTACATAAGGCATGTGATTAtcactcacactgtgtgtgtgtgcatgtgtgtgtgtgtgtgtgtgtgtgtgtgtgtgtgtgtgtgtgtgtgtgtgtttgactcggTCTGTGTTTGACTGCGTGTGCTTGAGTAAATGTGAGTGGGTGgcttggttgtttgtgtgttcaaaCACCtatcgaaacacacacacaccacacacacacacacacaaacacctatcgAAAAAGGcaacttctctcctctctttctctctctctctctcgctctccatgcTGAACATCAGTCTGAgcaatgcacacataaacacacacacacacacacacacacacacacacacacacacacacacacacacaaagtgtggaGATAAAAGTGCATGCTGTTCAACTCATGCCAATTAAGGATAACAGCTTTGTGCTTTTAGGTGTTAGTGCAGCGTGCTGCAGAGATATGATACTGTATTtacaaaatgagagagggagggagagagagaaagagagagagagagagagatacagagagagagtgagagagggagggagaaagcgagagaaaaggtctggctctgagagagaaagagacagagagagctagtGGCTGGAGACTCAAAGAATGGTGAGGAGTAGCATGAAAGAATAATGTCTGAGCCACTGGAGTTAGCCGCTGCTCTCAGGAGAAAAATCACCGTTTACCTGCCGCTTTTATCTGTTcagctccactgtgtgtgtgtgtgtgtgtgtgcgtgtgtgtgtgcgtgcgtgtgcgtctctgtttgtgtgtgatgtgtgatgtgtgtgtgtgtgtgtgtgtgtgtgtgtgcgcgtgcgtgcgtgtgcgtctctgtgtgtgtgtgatgtgtgtgtgtgtgtgtgtgtgtgcgtgtgtgtgtgtatgtgtgtatgtgcacgaaCAGAGATCGTTTTTGATTTGGATGATGGGCTGTAGGTGTGCTAGTTTGACCCGGTTCTGttcggttctgttctgttctgctgtgcATTATGCATGAGTACAGTCAAGCTCTACGGGAGGAACTGGACTTTTCCAGCGAGGATTCTTCCGGTTCTTACCATGTAATTCTGAAtcaatgactctctctctgtgtgtgtgtgtgtgtgtgtgtgtgtgtgtgtgtgtgtgtgtgtgtgtgtgtgtgtgtgtgtgtgtgtgtgtgtgtgtgtgtgtgtgtgtgtgtgtgtgtgcagaggctaAAGgagctgaaacagagagagtttgCCCGGAACGTGGCCTCAAAGTCCTGGAAGGATGAGAGGAAGCAGGAGCGAGCGCTGAAGCGCCTGTACCAGCTGGCCCAGCTCAGACAGCAgtcagacaggtacacacacacacacacacacacacacacacacacacacacacacacacacagacacacagacacacagacacagacacacagacacacacagacacacagacacacacacacacagacacacacagacacacagacacacacacacagatacacacacacacacacagacacacagacacacacacacacacacacacacacacacacacacacacacagacacacacagacacacacacacacacacacagacacacacacacacacagacacacagacacacacagacacacagacacacacacacagatacacacacacacacacagacacacagacacacacacacacacacacacacacacacacacacacacagacacacagacacacacacacacacacacacacacactctctctctttcactcatatTGACACTCAGACaacctctctaactctctcaaacacatttccaccaccatgatctctctctcgctctctctctccctctctccctctctctctctctttcacacacactcacacaccctctctcaaaCATAGCTTTTTCCACtagcatatacacacaggcatcagacacacacacacacacacaggcatcacactcacacaggcatcacactcacacacacacatatacacacaggcatcacactcacacacacacacacacacacacacacacacacacacacacacacacacacacacacaggcatcacactcactgacactaaCTCCCATTCTCTGATTCCTTCCCTTAGCGAGAGGAGTCCCAGTCTGCCCCCTGTGACCCCTGTGGCTCCCAGCACGGAGGAGGCCCCCGAGGAGGAGCAAGGACCAGCgccccacaccacctcctctccagcGCCCTCCACCCGCCCTCGCTCCCGCTCCAGCCCTTCAGCGCCTCTCTGGAGCCGCAAGGCGCCACCCTCCGCCGCcgcctctgcccccctctccctgGGCAGACCGTGCCGGCGGCCCCCTCATCCCCCTCACGGCCCTCGCGTGGGCATCTCCTTCTGCTTCTCGCGCCGCGCCGTGCCCAAGCTGGACTCCTGCGCCTCGGTGTTCGCCGACGCGCCCGACGACGAGTTCCAGAGGCCCGGAGGAAGGAGGCCCAGCCTCCACGCCCTCCCGTCCcactctccttcaccctcccaCGGGCACGACGGCGACCTCGGCAGCCCCCTAAGGCCCCCAGAAAATCTGGAATTAAACGAGGCCAGGGCACGGCTGGAGGAcacgaaagagagggagaagaggagggagggacggagtgATGAAACGGGAGAGAAAGACACCTCGTCGAGAGACGGCTCCTCTCACGctccggagtgtgtgtgtgtgtgtgcacatgctgaCTCTAACCCAAGCAACTGTCACCCtccctgcgtgtgcgtgtgtgtgtgtgtgtgcgacccaGAGAAACCCCACGCAGGACCTCAGATGCACTCGACCCACATTCacccccacatgcacacagctcCTTCCCCCGAGCTGCAAGGACAGGATGTTGAGGCGGATCCTGTTTGGGACTCAGCAGAGGCGGGGGGACAAGGGCACCTGTGTAAATCAGGCTGCCACAGctccgaggaggaggaggaagaggaggaggaggaggaggaaggctcATTCATCAGTGTCCTGGCGAAAGACGGAGGGCCGTCTCTCAGGTGGCCCTTGGAGCTgctgggctacacacacacggagcccCATCTGCCCTACAGCTGCAACCCCTGCCACgctcagacgcacacactccgcctctacacacaccgggaggacgcacacacacgccacagtaCCCCCGCCGagagtgaagacacacacacacgccgcctctacacacacacggaggacgCACAAACACGCCACAGTACCCCCGTCGCGagcgaagacacacacacacgccgcctctacacacacacggaggacgCACAAACACGCCACAGTACCCCCGCCGAGAGTGAAGACACGATCCCTAATCTGACACCAACACAAGACACGGTGTGCTGTGTGACACCCAACGCACACGACGAGACGTCCTCCCATATCACGTCagcatcagagacacacacacactcaggaacacCTGAAGCaggggaagacacacacacacactccagaacaCCTGAGGCaggggaagacacacacacacactcagcggcaccatgcaagcacacacatggtAAAAGGAGGCCTGGTGTAGACTGCACAGAGcgccccgtcacacacacacacacgcttacacacctCAAAAGGGccccacatgcaaacacacacatgctgctctCACAGAGCCCCAGCACATTGGCACGAGCTCATCTCAAGCGGAGAAGCACAgcggaggaggaagacgaggaggaagacATGGGATTGGGATGCCGAGAAACGGAGGCCGTGTTTGTGACGGCGGAACCCGAGCGGCCATCGCCTCCGGCCAGGCCCAAGCGCCGCCGCAAGCACAGCGGGAGGAAGACGAagggggcggcggcggcggcagacACGAACACAACGTGTGACAAAGGACAGCGAGGAGGACCGCAcgcgaggaggaagaggaagagagccgCAGCGGAGGGGGTGAGTTCCAGccgggttgccatggcgacgcCGGAGCCTAGCCTGAGGAGCGTGGTGGTGAAGTCGTTCTCCGCTCCGCCGAGCAAGCGGGGCGAAACGAGACGCCGCGCGGAGAGAAGGGTGGCGAAGGCTCTGCGCCTCGAGCGATGGACGCCCTTCTCCCCTGAACCCGCCTCCGGCTGCTCGGCGACGACGGCTGACGACCACAGCTGGAGTTACGACTTTGACGTCTATAAACAAGATGACAGCTACAAGGTAACGCCCAGAGACAGGCACAGTTATGAAGACCGAGAGACAGATATGCGCTGCGAGGCGTGGGATGACCCCGCATGTGACGACCCTGCATGGGATGACCCCCAATGGGATGACCCCTCACCCGCCCGGGTCATCTTTCGGCCTTCCTGGAGTCGAGGCAACAGTCAGCCTCGTTCTTACATCTGTGTACCGAGCTACAACCCAGGCTTCAGGCACTGTAGGGACAGCCTCAACAGTGAAGGACCCCACCGATTAGTGACAACAGACAGGCACTGTAGAGACAGCCTCAACAGTGAAGGACCCCACAGATTAGTGACAACAGACAGGCACTGTGAGGACCGCCTCAACAGTGAAGGACCCCACAGATTAGTGACAACAGACAGGCACTGTAGAGACAGCCTCAACAGTGAAGGACCCCACAGATTAGTGACAACAGACATCACGGGCCTGCAGCACTTCAGGGTAGCCTACGGCACAGCCGGCCATCACAGGGACAGTTGTGGCCACAGGAGGACGTATCAGTCATTACGTGACAGGGGAACGAGCAGATGCATTGTGGGCCGGTGTAatgggcacagagagagtggaggatgggaggaggaggaggaggaggagtgcaggaggaggtgggagagcAGGACACTTAGTCCCGAGAGGAGGTGTGAGAACAGGACACTTAGTCCCGGGAGGAGGTGTGAGAGCAGGACACTCAGCCCCCCCGGGAGGAGGTGTGAGAACAGGGGACACTTAGTCCCGGGAGGAGGTGTGAGAACAGGACACTTAGTCCCCGGGAGGAGGTGTGAGAACAGGACACTTAGTCCCGGGAGGAGGTGTGAGAGCAGGACACTCAGCCCAGGGAGgaggtggcacaggcacagggaaagcagagagagggactacATGAGGCCCAGGAGTCCCAGACTAAGGGGAGGACCGTGGGCCTACAGCCCCAGAGAGGTGAGCCTGGatcgggaggaggaggaggacgcgcGGCACAGCCCCGGTTCCACGCGGAGCGCCGGCTCCTCCACCAACACCAGCATCTCGGAGCTCAGCTCCGACTggggcgctgctgctgctggacatgTTGGCCGGTGCTCGGGCAGAACCACCACGCAGGGCGCTGCCAACCAGCGGGCGGCGCCACGGCGATCAGGTCCAGCCGC
The DNA window shown above is from Clupea harengus chromosome 11, Ch_v2.0.2, whole genome shotgun sequence and carries:
- the LOC105890342 gene encoding G patch domain-containing protein 8 gives rise to the protein MCQREIVKRLKELKQREFARNVASKSWKDERKQERALKRLYQLAQLRQQSDSERSPSLPPVTPVAPSTEEAPEEEQGPAPHTTSSPAPSTRPRSRSSPSAPLWSRKAPPSAAASAPLSLGRPCRRPPHPPHGPRVGISFCFSRRAVPKLDSCASVFADAPDDEFQRPGGRRPSLHALPSHSPSPSHGHDGDLGSPLRPPENLELNEARARLEDTKEREKRREGRSDETGEKDTSSRDGSSHAPECVCVCAHADSNPSNCHPPCVCVCVCVCDPEKPHAGPQMHSTHIHPHMHTAPSPELQGQDVEADPVWDSAEAGGQGHLCKSGCHSSEEEEEEEEEEEEGSFISVLAKDGGPSLRWPLELLGYTHTEPHLPYSCNPCHAQTHTLRLYTHREDAHTRHSTPAETEEEDEEEDMGLGCRETEAVFVTAEPERPSPPARPKRRRKHSGRKTKGAAAAADTNTTCDKGQRGGPHARRKRKRAAAEGVSSSRVAMATPEPSLRSVVVKSFSAPPSKRGETRRRAERRVAKALRLERWTPFSPEPASGCSATTADDHSWSYDFDVYKQDDSYKVTPRDRHSYEDRETDMRCEAWDDPACDDPAWDDPQWDDPSPARVIFRPSWSRGNSQPRSYICVPSYNPGFRHCRDSLNRHLVPGRRCENRTLSPGRRCESRTLSPGRRWHRHRESRERDYMRPRSPRLRGGPWAYSPREVSLDREEEEDARHSPGSTRSAGSSTNTSISELSSDWGAAAAGHVGRCSGRTTTQGAANQRAAPRRSGPAAHGDKHAATTPPSLMPTKRDTEGGCQPDKRAHFVRRHLAGWSCGSGGGSKRDSGAGGRRAREDLPTQALARAAADPAGGVPPEDKTLEVTRTNGALSHNKHNAHARCRAPVKHTPLLPLIGKQPAVRRALGKAASHKVKRGFRKDPLHAGADSSKLIGRERKRISPLENGGETMINSPTDVTSLQACVRPTSPSTSDRATAERTSITTITSLQQERSPSPKHDDITPRSAQSDREEEGRGHRDPAPPLSEQPIMFSAEEIDKYRRLQQQARQHMQSQLQQVPAEVPMDMPSAPAISLPLNTPSTGMPVVIAPTVIAPMVIAPTDLGSVLATPSSG